Proteins co-encoded in one Desulfoplanes formicivorans genomic window:
- a CDS encoding universal stress protein — protein sequence MALMTGIRQGMERHYRNLAKTNCNTCDMGTWTINKSIAQAHNTWGEQMKVFFAKFKKDTGEYAARSANTAPTATRTASENNTARTGSKILVVCKSTTFSEEMMHYAASMASRTQSDIVALSLDEKGSDFDQFCKQASANAADFARKAQELGLRFSHLVLHGQEESVLDSLYAKDPGYRYVMDDVPALTGKAHSIPVYSRVSLRVG from the coding sequence ATGGCACTCATGACAGGGATCAGACAAGGTATGGAACGACATTACCGCAATCTGGCCAAAACCAATTGCAACACGTGCGACATGGGCACGTGGACGATCAACAAATCCATTGCCCAAGCACACAACACCTGGGGAGAACAGATGAAAGTATTTTTTGCCAAATTCAAAAAAGACACGGGTGAGTATGCGGCCCGTTCAGCAAACACCGCCCCCACTGCCACCCGCACCGCGTCCGAAAACAACACAGCCCGCACAGGTTCAAAAATCCTTGTCGTGTGCAAAAGCACGACCTTTTCAGAAGAAATGATGCACTATGCCGCCAGTATGGCATCAAGGACCCAAAGCGATATCGTGGCCTTGAGTCTCGATGAAAAGGGCAGTGATTTTGATCAGTTTTGCAAACAGGCCTCGGCCAATGCCGCCGACTTTGCCCGCAAGGCCCAGGAACTGGGTCTCAGATTTTCCCATCTTGTCCTGCACGGCCAGGAAGAAAGCGTCCTGGATTCCCTGTACGCCAAGGATCCCGGGTATCGATACGTCATGGACGATGTGCCCGCCCTGACCGGCAAAGCCCA
- a CDS encoding S16 family serine protease, translated as MFFKKKTPSTEQSEACESASAEQPAPEMPGYLQELRDRITAQDLPAMVRETAQLEWERLTGMDRSAPESGISINYLEFLLSLPWKAVTRDNLDLNRAATILKSRHLGLDAIHERILEFLAVKTLIGRQRPTILVVDDEEIARTNLAYVLEKDGYDVSMAQNGLEAVYYMDKQPADIVITDLKMERMDGIQLLGTIRKQWPDTSVIMITGYATVDTAVTALQKGADHYLSKPVNLTKLREQVRTLMEARERASHLHGPVLCFTGPPGTGKTSIGRAIAEALERKFVRFSLAGLKDEAELRGHRRTYVGAMAGRILLEIQKVGVRNPVIMLDEMDKTIQDFRGDAVSVFLEVLDPEQNASFVDHYLDIPFDLSQVMFIATANMAENLPAPLLDRMEVIEFSSYTYREKEAIARQFLVPAQLKRHGLTTQDVRLTDEGVRSLIRGYTREAGLRGLERKIADVCRKIARQRVDRQEADSNVPVVLDEERIIALLGAPLFTQTRALSAPRVGMATGLVWTATGGEIIFVEVARMKGSKQLLLTGSLGDVLRESAQAALSYLRSNAAMYHIDPGFFDVSDIHIHLPSGGVSKDGPSAGVTIFVALLSLLTGRAVRQDVAVSGELTLLGDVLPVGGIREKVLAASQAGIRQLVFPRKNKAEIEALDADVVQDLEIVLADEVGEFAKVALVQEGS; from the coding sequence ATGTTTTTCAAGAAAAAGACACCGTCCACTGAACAATCCGAGGCTTGTGAATCTGCGTCTGCGGAACAGCCGGCTCCCGAGATGCCCGGGTATCTGCAGGAATTGCGGGATCGCATCACAGCCCAGGATCTTCCGGCCATGGTCAGGGAAACCGCCCAGCTGGAATGGGAGCGTTTAACCGGTATGGACCGGTCTGCACCGGAGTCCGGCATAAGCATCAATTACCTCGAGTTCCTGCTTTCGCTGCCCTGGAAGGCGGTCACCCGGGACAACCTGGATCTCAACCGTGCGGCAACCATTCTCAAATCCCGACATCTTGGCCTGGATGCCATCCATGAACGGATTCTGGAATTTCTGGCCGTGAAAACATTGATCGGCAGGCAGCGTCCAACCATCCTTGTGGTGGATGATGAAGAGATCGCCCGGACCAATCTGGCCTATGTGCTTGAAAAGGACGGATATGACGTTTCCATGGCACAAAACGGACTTGAGGCCGTATATTATATGGATAAGCAGCCTGCGGACATCGTGATCACGGATCTGAAGATGGAGCGCATGGACGGCATTCAGTTGCTGGGAACGATCCGGAAACAATGGCCGGATACCAGTGTGATCATGATTACCGGGTATGCCACGGTGGATACGGCGGTTACGGCCCTGCAAAAGGGCGCGGATCATTACTTGAGCAAGCCGGTCAATCTGACCAAGCTCCGGGAACAGGTGCGCACCTTGATGGAGGCCAGGGAACGGGCCTCGCATCTGCATGGTCCGGTACTCTGTTTTACCGGCCCTCCGGGTACGGGCAAGACATCCATCGGACGGGCCATTGCCGAGGCGCTGGAACGCAAATTTGTCCGCTTTTCCCTGGCCGGTCTCAAGGATGAAGCCGAACTGCGAGGTCATCGCAGGACCTATGTGGGGGCCATGGCCGGGCGGATTCTTCTGGAAATCCAGAAGGTCGGAGTGCGCAATCCCGTGATCATGCTCGATGAAATGGACAAGACCATCCAGGATTTCAGGGGAGATGCCGTCTCTGTTTTTCTGGAAGTTCTGGACCCGGAACAGAATGCATCCTTTGTTGACCATTATCTGGATATCCCCTTTGATCTTTCCCAGGTGATGTTCATTGCCACGGCCAACATGGCGGAAAATCTGCCCGCACCTCTGCTTGACCGCATGGAGGTGATCGAATTTTCCAGCTATACGTACAGGGAAAAAGAGGCCATTGCCCGCCAGTTTCTTGTCCCTGCCCAGCTCAAGCGTCACGGCTTGACCACGCAGGATGTCCGGCTGACCGATGAAGGGGTGCGTTCCCTGATCAGGGGATATACCCGTGAAGCCGGACTTCGCGGGCTGGAACGCAAGATCGCGGATGTGTGTCGCAAGATCGCCCGACAGCGTGTGGACCGTCAGGAAGCCGATTCAAACGTTCCGGTTGTGCTTGATGAAGAGCGTATCATTGCCTTGCTGGGGGCGCCTTTGTTCACCCAGACCCGCGCTCTTTCGGCCCCCCGCGTCGGCATGGCCACGGGCCTTGTATGGACCGCCACCGGTGGAGAAATCATTTTTGTGGAAGTGGCCAGGATGAAGGGAAGCAAACAGCTTTTGCTGACAGGTTCCCTGGGAGATGTGCTCAGGGAATCAGCCCAGGCGGCCCTCAGCTATCTTCGCAGCAACGCGGCCATGTACCATATTGATCCGGGATTTTTCGATGTTTCGGATATCCATATCCATCTGCCGTCCGGAGGGGTGAGCAAGGATGGGCCGTCGGCAGGAGTAACCATTTTCGTGGCCCTGCTTTCCCTGTTGACGGGCCGGGCCGTGCGCCAGGATGTGGCCGTGAGCGGTGAATTGACACTCCTTGGGGATGTCCTGCCCGTGGGAGGTATCCGGGAAAAGGTGCTGGCTGCGTCCCAGGCCGGGATCAGACAGCTTGTTTTTCCGCGGAAAAACAAGGCGGAAATCGAGGCCCTGGATGCCGATGTGGTGCAGGATCTGGAGATTGTGCTGGCTGACGAGGTGGGCGAGTTTGCCAAGGTGGCTCTGGTGCAGGAGGGGAGCTAG
- a CDS encoding sigma-54-dependent transcriptional regulator, whose product MNSTRILIVDDEAIARENLCHALGKDGHVTDVASSGEQALKLLRNNDYDLVISDLKMPGISGIALLEQVRTLSPTTEMILITGYSSVSTAVEAMRKGAYTYIEKPINLDELRVHVERALEKRALSAEVIVLRQSLKATRDPLPIIGQSPAMASLKTKIRQVALMGCNVLIQGETGTGKELVAKGIHKLSPRCDERFMAINCGTFTEELMDKELFGHEREAFTGAGKGQPGLLEVANKGVVFFDEVGELPLHLQVKLLRVLQERTFIRVGGTREISLDIQVVAATNCNLAALVDKGAFRRDLFYRLNVVTLTVPPLRERKADLPLLLNYFLEKHATKQHRITRIAQDTLEALENYSFPGNVRELENIVERALALGAGETFTPDLLPEEVRTRSASLQDTKTSHLMTLEEMERHYIADILAAVGGNKTRAAAILGIDRVSLWRKLKRLHVEKECV is encoded by the coding sequence ATGAACAGCACACGCATCCTCATCGTTGACGATGAAGCCATAGCCCGGGAAAATCTCTGCCATGCCCTTGGCAAGGACGGCCATGTCACGGATGTGGCCTCTTCAGGCGAACAGGCTTTGAAGCTGCTGCGCAACAACGACTATGATCTTGTCATCTCGGATCTCAAGATGCCGGGCATCTCGGGCATAGCCCTGCTCGAGCAGGTACGCACCCTGAGCCCCACCACCGAGATGATTCTCATTACCGGCTATTCTTCCGTGAGCACGGCGGTGGAAGCCATGCGCAAGGGAGCCTATACCTACATCGAGAAACCCATCAATCTGGACGAGCTCCGGGTTCATGTGGAGCGGGCCCTGGAAAAAAGGGCTTTGTCGGCCGAGGTCATTGTTCTTCGCCAATCCCTGAAGGCCACCCGGGACCCCCTGCCCATCATCGGACAAAGCCCGGCCATGGCCTCGTTGAAAACCAAAATCCGGCAGGTGGCCCTGATGGGTTGCAACGTGCTCATCCAGGGAGAAACCGGCACGGGCAAGGAGTTGGTGGCCAAGGGCATCCACAAACTGAGCCCGCGCTGCGATGAACGGTTCATGGCCATCAATTGCGGAACCTTTACCGAAGAACTCATGGACAAGGAGCTTTTCGGGCACGAACGCGAGGCCTTCACCGGGGCAGGCAAGGGACAGCCCGGCCTGCTGGAGGTTGCCAACAAGGGAGTGGTTTTTTTCGATGAAGTGGGTGAACTGCCCCTGCACTTGCAGGTCAAGCTCCTCAGGGTCCTTCAGGAGCGGACCTTCATCCGCGTGGGAGGAACCAGGGAAATTTCCCTGGATATCCAGGTGGTGGCAGCGACCAATTGCAACCTGGCCGCCCTGGTGGACAAGGGGGCCTTTCGCCGGGATCTTTTCTATCGTCTCAATGTGGTCACCCTGACCGTGCCCCCGCTGCGGGAACGCAAGGCCGATCTCCCCTTGCTCCTCAATTATTTTCTGGAAAAACACGCCACCAAACAGCACAGGATCACTCGCATCGCCCAGGACACCCTGGAGGCCCTGGAAAACTACAGTTTTCCAGGCAATGTCCGTGAATTGGAAAATATAGTGGAAAGGGCCCTGGCCCTGGGAGCGGGCGAAACATTCACTCCGGACCTCCTGCCCGAGGAAGTGCGCACCCGGTCAGCGTCCCTCCAGGACACGAAAACATCCCACCTCATGACCCTGGAGGAAATGGAGCGCCACTATATTGCTGACATTCTTGCCGCTGTTGGGGGCAACAAGACCCGGGCTGCCGCCATTTTGGGCATCGACCGGGTTTCCTTGTGGCGCAAGCTCAAACGGTTGCACGTTGAAAAGGAATGCGTGTAA